The following proteins come from a genomic window of Hymenobacter canadensis:
- a CDS encoding fasciclin domain-containing protein produces MKKNLRTASLSVLSAGLLSFALASCGDTATTETATTTDTATIVDSTAMMGDSARMGSAEGVMVDGVAMTPDKNIVQNAVQASSVTTLVKAVQAAGLDGTLSGPGPFTVFAPTNDAFGKLPAGALDGLLKPESKEKLKGVLTYHVIAGRLLAQDLKDGQKLTTVNGQQLTVMAKDGKVMLSNGKDAPVNVAIADVISSNGVTHVIDGVLLPTAE; encoded by the coding sequence ATGAAGAAGAACCTGCGCACTGCTTCCCTGAGTGTTCTGTCGGCCGGTCTGCTCTCGTTTGCCCTGGCAAGCTGCGGCGATACCGCCACTACCGAAACTGCCACCACCACCGACACGGCCACCATCGTCGATTCGACGGCCATGATGGGCGACTCGGCCCGCATGGGCAGCGCTGAAGGCGTAATGGTGGATGGCGTGGCCATGACGCCCGACAAGAACATCGTGCAGAATGCCGTGCAGGCTAGCAGCGTAACCACGCTGGTGAAGGCGGTGCAGGCTGCCGGCCTCGATGGCACGCTCAGCGGCCCCGGCCCGTTCACGGTGTTCGCGCCCACCAACGATGCCTTTGGCAAGCTGCCCGCTGGCGCCCTTGATGGCCTGCTGAAGCCCGAAAGCAAAGAGAAGCTGAAAGGCGTGCTCACCTACCACGTAATTGCCGGCCGCCTGCTGGCCCAGGACCTGAAAGACGGCCAGAAGCTCACCACCGTGAACGGCCAGCAGTTGACCGTAATGGCCAAAGACGGCAAGGTGATGCTCAGCAACGGCAAAGACGCCCCGGTAAACGTGGCCATTGCTGATGTTATTTCCAGCAACGGTGTGACGCACGTTATCGACGGCGTACTGCTGCCGACGGCGGAGTAG
- a CDS encoding NAD(P)-dependent oxidoreductase yields the protein MTQHNVAFLGLGNMGEAMAKNLLKAGHRLTVYNRTASKAADLEKLGATVAATPAAAVADAAFVFSMVTDDAALQELCLGPDGLIAALPAGAVHASCSTVAPDTNRRLAEAHARHGSTLVATPVFGKPDVAAAAKLWLAASGEASARQRLAPLLEALGQGVHDFGDDPGAASTVKLCGNFMLGAAIEAMAEAFTLAQKSGLDRQQVYEFFTSTLFNTPIYKGYGKLVAERHYQPVGAAPAIIRKDMRLVLDESRTHLVPMPFANILHDHLSTTVAKGEQGDWAGFAERITDGAGL from the coding sequence TTGACACAGCATAATGTAGCCTTCCTCGGCCTGGGAAATATGGGCGAGGCCATGGCGAAAAACCTCTTAAAGGCCGGGCATCGCCTCACTGTCTATAACCGCACGGCCAGCAAAGCCGCCGACCTTGAGAAACTAGGCGCCACGGTGGCTGCCACGCCCGCCGCCGCCGTAGCCGACGCGGCCTTCGTGTTCTCCATGGTCACGGATGATGCCGCTCTGCAGGAACTGTGCCTGGGGCCCGATGGGCTGATTGCCGCCCTGCCCGCCGGCGCCGTGCATGCCTCCTGCAGCACCGTGGCCCCCGATACCAACCGCCGCCTGGCCGAAGCCCACGCCCGGCACGGCAGTACCCTCGTGGCCACGCCCGTATTTGGCAAGCCCGATGTGGCCGCTGCGGCCAAGCTCTGGCTGGCTGCTTCCGGCGAAGCCAGCGCCCGCCAACGCCTCGCGCCGCTGCTTGAAGCCCTAGGCCAGGGCGTCCACGATTTCGGCGACGACCCCGGTGCGGCCAGCACCGTCAAGCTCTGCGGCAACTTCATGCTGGGCGCCGCCATTGAGGCCATGGCCGAAGCCTTCACGCTGGCCCAGAAAAGCGGCCTCGACCGGCAGCAGGTGTACGAGTTCTTCACATCTACCCTTTTCAACACGCCCATTTATAAAGGCTACGGCAAGCTGGTGGCCGAGCGCCACTACCAGCCTGTGGGCGCGGCCCCGGCCATTATCCGCAAGGATATGCGCCTGGTGCTGGATGAGTCGCGCACGCACCTGGTGCCCATGCCCTTCGCCAACATCCTCCACGACCACCTCTCCACCACCGTGGCCAAAGGCGAGCAAGGCGACTGGGCTGGCTTCGCCGAGCGCATCACCGACGGCGCCGGGCTATAA